The genomic stretch CAGTGAGCGGAAATAGCTCAGGGGTAGAGCACCACCTTGCCAAGGTGGGGGTCGCGGGTTCGAATCCCGTTTTCCGCTCCATTCTCTCAAAGATTAAATAATAATACATGCGCCCTTAGCTCAACTGGATAGAGCGTTTGACTACGAATCAAAAGGTTGGGAGTTCGAGTCTCTCAGGGCGCACCATCTTTCGGGAAGTAGCTCAGCTTGGTAGAGCGCCACGTTCGGGACGTGGAAGTCGCAGGTTCAAATCCTGTCTTCCCGACCATTTTTTTCTACCCTCGTTTTTCTCTATTTTTTTGTTTTACTTTCTCTAGTGGCGGTGTAGCTCAGCTGGCTAGAGCGTACGGTTCATACCCGTAAGGTCGTGGGTTCGATCCCCGCCACCGCCACCATGGTATGACTTACCATGATATGACTTACCATGATATGACTTGCGGAGGAGTACCCAAGTGGTTGAAGGGAGCGGTCTTGAAAACCGCCAGGGGCCTCACGGCCCGCGGGGGTTCGAATCCCTCCTCCTCCGCCAGATCACTACAACAATAACATGTTAACAATATAGATCATTGTCTGTGACGTGGCCCGTTGGTGAAGTGGCTTAACACACCGGCCTTTCACGCCGGCATTCAGGGGTTCGAATCCCCTACGGGTCACCATCGTGGAGGGGTAGCGAAGTGGTCAAACGCGGCAGACTGTAAATCTGCTCCCTCTGGGTTCGGCGGTTCGAATCCGTCCCCCTCCACCATATTAATATAAAGTGATATATTGTCTTGATCTAACTCCATACATAGCATAGCTTTCATTTGTTATCCTCTGAATCCCATTCAGAGGTTTTTTTCATATAGGGGGTGTGACATACTCCCACCACCTACGCTAACGCTTAGAGGTGGGGGCTTCTCGGGTAATTCCTTCTAACGAAGGAAAATTGACCGAGCGATCCCCGTGTGCCCCACGGTTCGAGATCCAGTTAGGCAGTCCCTAACTGTTTCAGACCTTCCTTTTTGATATTGATGGCGGCGTTGGTGTCTCTGTCTGCCACAAAACCGCATTCACAACGGAACTGGCGTTCTGTGAGAGACAGAGATGCCTTCATCCGTCCACAATGTGAACACGTTTTGGATGAGGGGAACCATTTGTCGATTTTGATCAGTTTCTTCCCCTGTTCTGCTAACTTGTATTGAAGGAAAGTAGTGAACAGGCCCCAGCCGTTGTCATGAACGCTTTGACCGAAATGGAGGGCTTGAGACATCCCCTTCATGTTGAGGTCTTCGATCACGACCGCATCATACCGGTTGGCCAATTGTCGTGAAGTCTTGTGCAAAAAGTCCTGACGTTGGTTGGCAATCTTTTCGTGCAACTGGGCGACTTTCAGCCGCTGTTTGTGCCAACGGTTGGAACCTTTCCGGCGGCGTGACAGCACCCGTTGGGCTTGAGCCAGTTTTTCTAAGGCTTGCCGATAGAATCGAGGATAATTGGCTCTCTTACCCTCGCTATCGACATACAGCGTATTCATGGAAAAATCGAGCCCAACAACGTTTTCTATTTCTTTTGGCACCGGTTGGTGTTCATACTCAGTCAGAATGGAGATGAAGTATTTTCCTGTTTTCGTTTTCGTGATCGTACAAGCCTTGATAATGTGGTGAACAGGAATCTGCCGATGTTGCCTCAATTTGACCCATTTCAGCTTGGGTAACTTGATGTAGCCATCGGCAAGCTTAATGTTGCCATTCACCATATTTGTGGTGTACGACTGTTTGGCCTTGCGGCTTTTGAACTTGGGAAATCCCGCCCGGCCAGAGAAGAAGTTGGTGAAGGCTTTTTGCAAGTTTAATTGAGCGTTGGCTAAGGCAAGGCTATCGACTTCTTTAAGCCATGGAAAATCCCGTTTGTACTTGGCCGGAGTGGGAAATTTGTGCTTTTTCACAGCTTCTTTGTCGTCTTTGAACTTTTCATAAATTTGTATGCGTTCCTCAAGCATTTTGTTATAGACGAAGCGGACGCAACCGAACGTTTTGGCGAGCAGTTGTGCTTGTTCTTGTGTTGGGTACACACGGAATTTGTAGGCTTTGTTGGCCATATCCGCATCACCTGCCCACAATACGAACGTTTGTTTGATTTTATTTTACCACAATCATCATATTGAGGCTACATCAAACCGACATTCATCTCCCACTTTCGCTTCGCTTAGAAGTGGGAGACTTCTGTCGGAGGTAAGTTAAAAGCGTCAAAGAACTTGAAAGGTTATCCTTCCAGCGCCCTGAAACAGCTTTAACTGACACAGCTTTCACAGCTGTGTTTTTTTATTGTTATATAGGGACTAAGGTACAATCTTGGAGAGTGTAATGCCCGTATAATAAGGTAAGGTGCAATCAAGGGTGCAATAAAGTATGAGCAGTCCGTATGTTTTAATTATCTGTTGTTAGGAAGTGACAGTAATATGAGTGTAGATGGAACGTTCGGGCCTTTAAGCAAACCAATTGTTGGTGTTTTTGTTTTTCCCAAACAAATCCAAAAGCTAATCCAACAAAAACCCCATTACAGGTATGTTGAACTGTCACAAGCCAATTTGACAGCAAAGACCACTTTATATTTCTTTTGCCAGGGGGATGTGGATGATGAACTTAACAAAATTAAAGGAACCTATTTCGACACAAAAGAAGGACTCTGGAAACAGAGCTATTTTCCATTTCCGGATGTTTTATACAGGAGAACAGACAGCCTGAATAGGCCCAAGTATGTTAAACTGCGTCAAAAGATAGATGAGCATGGGATTAAACCACTCAATTACCTCGAAGGTTTTAATAAGTGGGATGTATATCAACATCTGTTTCAGGACTCCGCGGTCAATTTCTATGTACCAAAAGCCATCCTATTTAAAGATCAGGATGATCTGAAACAAATGTTGGATCGTTATCATAACATTTATGTTAAACCGCGCCGGGGAGGTCGGGGCAGAGGTGTGATGCGCATAACCAAGCTGGGACAGGGCAACTTTGAAACCCGGTCTTTTTCAAGGCAGACAGTGATCCACCGGGGCAAAACCCTAGCAGAGCTGGCTGAAAAAATCCGTGAGGCCTATAAAGGGCGCAAGGTTATTGTGCAACAAGGGATTGACTTGATCGAATACAAAAACAGTATAGCTGATCTCAGAGCGGAGGTACAAAGAAACGGCAAGGGTAAGCTTGAGATCATAGGGATTTTGGAATATGCCAAATTCATTACAAGTACAAAATAGTCAATGTAATTGAAGCCAGGCCTATATTTGGCCTGGTTTTTTTATGCACTCGCCCGCTACTGTGATCATATACTAAAGGTGAGTAAAGAGAATCAAGAGACAGGAGGCGTTACTTATGGCATATCCATATGATTACATGAGTCATTACTATCCTAGAATCTCTCCAATGCTGCCGTCTGAGGACCCCTATTTTTATCAAGTTTTGCAATCCTTGGTCGGGCATCACGTGGTTGTGCAAACATCACAGCGTTCCGTCAGGGGCATCATCACCGATGTAAAGCCTGATCATGTTACCGTTAATGTCCACCATACATTGTTCTTTATTCGCACACCGCAGATTGTTTGGGTGATGCCCCAGGCGGCTTTTCGGCAAGATGACCATCAATTCCAACCTGCAATGACAGCAGAAACCTAATTAAATGTTGGCATGAGACAAACTTGCCCGCTCATAAGCATAGTTACTGTAAATGAGTGATTGTGGGAGGGATCACCATGTTTAAACGCATTAACAAGCTCGCAATTGAACTGCCTGTTCCTGACCATCCCGATGCCAACGCTGCGGCAGCAGTACAGGAACTGCTGGGTGGACGGTTTGGTGAGATGTCCACACTGAACAATTATTTATTTCAGTCTTTCAATTTCAGGGAAAAAAAGAAACTGAAGCCATTTTATGATTTGGTGGCCAGTATAACGGCGGAGGAAGTGGGCCATGTAGAGCTGGTTTCTTATACCATCAACCTTATGCTGACCGGGTCCACTTTTCCTGGCGATCCAGATATTGCGCCGATGCGTAACGCTGTTGACAAACGTAACACCTATCACTTTATTGTCAATGCCCAAACGGCCCTTCCTGGTGATTCGATGGGAAAAGCTTGGAATGGGGATTATGTTTTTAACAGCGGCAACCTGTTGCTGGACCTGTTGCACAATTTCTTCCTGGAATGCGGCGCCCGAACCCACAAAATGCGGGTCTATGAAATGACGGATCACCCGGTGGCACGGGAGATGATCGGTTATTTGCTCGTCCGCGGCGGTGTGCATATTATGGCCTATGCCAAAGCGATTGAAATCATCACCGGTGTCGATATGACCAAAATGCTGCCCATCCCCAATTTGGAAAACAGCCGGTTTGAAACAGCTCGAAAATATGAGGCACAAGGGGTTCATCGCCG from Caldalkalibacillus thermarum encodes the following:
- a CDS encoding RNA-guided endonuclease InsQ/TnpB family protein produces the protein MANKAYKFRVYPTQEQAQLLAKTFGCVRFVYNKMLEERIQIYEKFKDDKEAVKKHKFPTPAKYKRDFPWLKEVDSLALANAQLNLQKAFTNFFSGRAGFPKFKSRKAKQSYTTNMVNGNIKLADGYIKLPKLKWVKLRQHRQIPVHHIIKACTITKTKTGKYFISILTEYEHQPVPKEIENVVGLDFSMNTLYVDSEGKRANYPRFYRQALEKLAQAQRVLSRRRKGSNRWHKQRLKVAQLHEKIANQRQDFLHKTSRQLANRYDAVVIEDLNMKGMSQALHFGQSVHDNGWGLFTTFLQYKLAEQGKKLIKIDKWFPSSKTCSHCGRMKASLSLTERQFRCECGFVADRDTNAAINIKKEGLKQLGTA
- a CDS encoding YheC/YheD family protein, which translates into the protein MSVDGTFGPLSKPIVGVFVFPKQIQKLIQQKPHYRYVELSQANLTAKTTLYFFCQGDVDDELNKIKGTYFDTKEGLWKQSYFPFPDVLYRRTDSLNRPKYVKLRQKIDEHGIKPLNYLEGFNKWDVYQHLFQDSAVNFYVPKAILFKDQDDLKQMLDRYHNIYVKPRRGGRGRGVMRITKLGQGNFETRSFSRQTVIHRGKTLAELAEKIREAYKGRKVIVQQGIDLIEYKNSIADLRAEVQRNGKGKLEIIGILEYAKFITSTK
- a CDS encoding YuzF family protein, which codes for MAYPYDYMSHYYPRISPMLPSEDPYFYQVLQSLVGHHVVVQTSQRSVRGIITDVKPDHVTVNVHHTLFFIRTPQIVWVMPQAAFRQDDHQFQPAMTAET
- a CDS encoding manganese catalase family protein, which gives rise to MFKRINKLAIELPVPDHPDANAAAAVQELLGGRFGEMSTLNNYLFQSFNFREKKKLKPFYDLVASITAEEVGHVELVSYTINLMLTGSTFPGDPDIAPMRNAVDKRNTYHFIVNAQTALPGDSMGKAWNGDYVFNSGNLLLDLLHNFFLECGARTHKMRVYEMTDHPVAREMIGYLLVRGGVHIMAYAKAIEIITGVDMTKMLPIPNLENSRFETARKYEAQGVHRRLYTFSDTDYKDIALIWKGKHPLDGQPLEVIQGTPEGAPVPDLEALPEEFAPGISKEDFIEIAKRLQRSAGL